Genomic DNA from Alicyclobacillus fastidiosus:
CGTGGAGATCCATGCCAGCCGCGCCATCAGAGGCGTACGCGGGCATGAAGTCTTGTTTGAACAAATCGGAGACGACACGAAATGCGACCTGCATCTCCGTCCCGTTCATGCCGTGGCCTCTGGTACCAACTTGGCGAAGTCGATGTCCGCAATAGGTCCGACGGCGGATAACGCGAAGCCGTCTTTGAACAGCCGATCGGCCATTTCCTTCACTTGCGCGACCGTCACGGCCTCGATACCTGCCAAGGTCTCCTCGACAGGAACCTCGCGATTCAGCAGCAACTCATTTTTGGCGATGCGGCTCATCCGACTGCCAGAACTTTCGAGCCCGAGCATCATCGCACCCTTCACCTGTTGCTTCGTCTTCTCCAAGTCACTGGTCGACAGTGGCACCTCCGCAAACGTTTTGCAAATGCGCTGGATGGACTCTACGACCGATTCGACGTGATCCGGCGAAGTGCCTGCGTAAATTCCGAACATGCCCGCATCTTGATAGGCTGTGTGGAAAGAGAACACGGAGTACGCCATACCCGCATCTTCGCGAATCTCCTGGAACAGCCTCGACGACTGCGTGCCGCCCAAGATGTTATTCAGCAGGATAAGCGGATACATCTGTGCTGTCCCAGCTGGAAGTCCGAGCGTCGATAGGCACAGGTGAACCTGCTCGATGTCCTTGTGGCGCGTCACCATGGATCGGTGAAACGGAGGAGCTTGAATCGATCGGTTCGCTTGTGCCCCCCCCGACATCCCGCCAAACAGCCGCTCGACCTCGCGCACGGCAGTGTCTTCGTCGACGTGTCCAGCGACGGCGATCACAATATTGTGCGGATTGTACTGTTCACTCACATACTTGCGCAAATCCCCCGACGAGAACGACTGCAAATTGGATTCAGTCCCGAGAATGGTGTAACCAAGCGGGTGTCCGCGGTACGTTCCCTCCGCCAAGAGGTCCATGACCAACTCATCGGGCGTATCTTCGTACATGTGAATCTCTTCGATCACGACCCGCTTTTCCTTTTCCAATTCGTCATCTGCAAATGTAGACGAAAGGAGCATGTTCGCGAGCGTGTCCAGCGCGACGGTGAAGTGCTCATCTAATACGCGAGAGTAGAAGCACGTGTACTCCTTGGAAGTAAATGCGTTGACCTGTCCACCGAGTTCGTCGAACACTTGCGCCAATTCCTTGGCGGAATAGCGATCGGTGCCCTTGAAGAACATGTGCTCCAAAAAGTGACTAACCCCGTTTTCTTGCTCTGTCTCATAACGAGATCCGGTTTTCACCCACACGCCGATGCTAACCGAGCGCAGAGTCGGAATTTCTTCGCCTACGACGCGAATCCCGTTAGGCAGTTGTCTATGATACGTCACCAAAGTGCCTCCTCAACCATACCGAACAGTGCTTATGGCAATACGTCCAATATAGCAAATTTAATCCATAACACTCAAGACACTAGGCGGCTTCACGGCGGGCCGCTCAAACACGACATCCTCGACCGTTTTGGCGTGGTACCCACTGGTTTCAATCAGCTTCAAGATTTGCGGCAAAGCCTGCACCGTCGGTTTCGTTGGGTGCATGAGCAGTAGACATCCTGGCGTCAATCCCCGCTTCGCGCGCGCCACGATTTGCTCGGCTGGCGGGCGACGCCAGTCCACCGTATCAGCCGTCCAGAGAATGGTGTACATACCGCGCTCCTTCGCCAAGGTTACAAGTCGTTCATCATATGCACCCGCTGGAGGCGCGATGATGCGAACCGGTTTGCCCGTCACGCGTTCAATCGTCGCGTTCGTCTCTTCCAGTTGACCGACCAGCTTGCCGTCTGACAGCCGCCGGAAATCAGGATGTCCCGTACCATGCGATCCGATGGCATGCCCCTCGCGCTCAATTTGTCTAGCCAAGTCCGGATGTGCCTTTACCCACTGTCCGTCGAGAAAAAACGTGGCGTGCACACCGTACTTCTTGAACGTCTTCAATAGAGCGGGCACGTACTCCTCGCCCCAGGATACGTTGACCATCAACGCGACGGACTTCTCAGTGCTCGGTCCCCGGTAAATCGGCTCAGCTTGCAGTGAGGCTGCGGATACGGCTGGTCGCACAGGTTTCCACACCAAATGCAGTTTCCCGTCCGAAGACGCCTTCGTCGCAATCCGACTCGCACCCGTATCCAACGTCCACCCCTCGAGTCCAGGAACAAGGTGCCACACCCGATCAATGCGCGCATCCACCGGTTTCGTGCTCATTTCTTCGCCATATTGGTCTAGTTTATGTAGAGCCTGCGCCTGTTGACTGACCGTGGCCGACCGCGCATCCGACCCAAACGCAGAATACGATCCAAAGAGCCCGATCACACTGAGCGCCGCCAAGGCGGTACGCATATTGTGCAAACGCTTCACGTTTATCCCTCCGCGATTGTCGTTTGCGGTTAGGGTGCCCAACGGTGCACAAAACAAAAAAGCCCCAAACGGGGCTCTTTCCAACTGAGCTTATGCCGGCCTACTCAACCGGCCAAACGCAGTGTCTATTCGCGAGTTGACGGATGCGCTTCCGGCTTATCCGCCTGCTCTTTCAGGACTTCCTTGCGCGACAAGTTGATTCGGCCTTGATTATCGATCTCGGTCACTTTCACCGTGATTTCGTCCCCAACCGCACAGATGTCTTCCACCTTTGCCACGCGCGAGACATCCAATTGCGAGATGTGAACGAGACCTTCCTTGCCAGGCAAGACTTCGACGAACGCCCCATACTTCTCGACGCGCGTCACTTTACCGACGTAAACGTGACCGACTTCAACTTCTCGAACGATGTTGCCAATCATCTCTTTCGCCTTGTTAGCCCGCTCCACTTCTGAGCTGTGGATAAAGACGCGTCCATCCTGTTCGATGTCGATTTTAACGCCAGTCTCTTCGATGATCTTATTGATCACACGTCCACCAGGTCCAATCACGTCACGGATCTTATCGGGGTTGATCTGGACAGTGATGACGCGCGGCGCGTACTTCGACAGATCTTCACGTGGGTCGGAGATAGCCTCCATCATCTTGCCCAAGATGAACATCCGGCCTTCGTGTGCCTGTGAGAGCGCCCGCTCTAGAATCTCACGGTCGATCCCCTTGATTTTAATATCCATCTGCAGGGCCGTGACACCTTTTTCGGTACCAGCCACTTTGAAGTCCATATCGCCAAGGTGATCTTCAAGCCCCTGAATGTCCGACAAGATCGCGACCTGCCCCTGTTCTTTGACAAGGCCCATAGCAATGCCGGCGACCGGCGCCTTAATCGGGACACCAGCGTCCATCAACGCCATCGTGCTGCCGCAGATG
This window encodes:
- a CDS encoding pitrilysin family protein; the protein is MTYHRQLPNGIRVVGEEIPTLRSVSIGVWVKTGSRYETEQENGVSHFLEHMFFKGTDRYSAKELAQVFDELGGQVNAFTSKEYTCFYSRVLDEHFTVALDTLANMLLSSTFADDELEKEKRVVIEEIHMYEDTPDELVMDLLAEGTYRGHPLGYTILGTESNLQSFSSGDLRKYVSEQYNPHNIVIAVAGHVDEDTAVREVERLFGGMSGGAQANRSIQAPPFHRSMVTRHKDIEQVHLCLSTLGLPAGTAQMYPLILLNNILGGTQSSRLFQEIREDAGMAYSVFSFHTAYQDAGMFGIYAGTSPDHVESVVESIQRICKTFAEVPLSTSDLEKTKQQVKGAMMLGLESSGSRMSRIAKNELLLNREVPVEETLAGIEAVTVAQVKEMADRLFKDGFALSAVGPIADIDFAKLVPEATA
- a CDS encoding polysaccharide deacetylase family protein; this encodes MKRLHNMRTALAALSVIGLFGSYSAFGSDARSATVSQQAQALHKLDQYGEEMSTKPVDARIDRVWHLVPGLEGWTLDTGASRIATKASSDGKLHLVWKPVRPAVSAASLQAEPIYRGPSTEKSVALMVNVSWGEEYVPALLKTFKKYGVHATFFLDGQWVKAHPDLARQIEREGHAIGSHGTGHPDFRRLSDGKLVGQLEETNATIERVTGKPVRIIAPPAGAYDERLVTLAKERGMYTILWTADTVDWRRPPAEQIVARAKRGLTPGCLLLMHPTKPTVQALPQILKLIETSGYHAKTVEDVVFERPAVKPPSVLSVMD